One Candidatus Methylomirabilota bacterium DNA segment encodes these proteins:
- a CDS encoding protein-methionine-sulfoxide reductase heme-binding subunit MsrQ, giving the protein MIRRARVALKVVAWVACLAPLAALGYRVYTGDLTANPISFITNWLGDWTLRILLASLAMTPLRILFHWSWPVTLRRLLGLFAFFYASLHFSVWLVLDHFFDWRQMGADIVKRPYITVGMTALLLMIPLAVTSTAGAIRRLGGARWQWLHRLVYVIGVCAVLHYLWLAKKANPDPYYYAAAFIVLMVIRAVGWARRVSARLTAARPSPRPSPQGGEGA; this is encoded by the coding sequence GTGATCCGGCGCGCCCGCGTCGCGCTGAAGGTCGTCGCGTGGGTCGCGTGCCTGGCCCCGCTGGCCGCGCTCGGCTACCGGGTCTACACCGGTGACCTCACCGCGAACCCGATCAGCTTCATCACCAACTGGCTCGGTGACTGGACGCTGCGCATCCTGCTCGCCAGCCTCGCCATGACCCCGCTGCGGATCCTGTTCCACTGGTCGTGGCCGGTGACGCTGCGGCGGCTCCTCGGCCTCTTCGCGTTCTTCTACGCCTCGCTGCACTTCTCGGTCTGGCTCGTGCTCGACCACTTCTTCGACTGGCGACAGATGGGCGCCGACATCGTCAAGCGTCCCTACATCACGGTGGGCATGACCGCGCTGCTCTTGATGATCCCGCTCGCGGTCACCTCGACCGCGGGGGCGATCCGCCGTCTGGGCGGCGCGCGGTGGCAGTGGCTGCACCGGCTGGTGTACGTGATCGGGGTGTGCGCGGTGCTGCACTATCTGTGGCTCGCCAAGAAGGCGAACCCGGACCCGTACTACTACGCGGCGGCGTTCATCGTGCTGATGGTGATCCGCGCGGTGGGCTGGGCGCGGCGGGTCTCGGCGCGGCTGACCGCGGCGCGCCCCTCGCCCCGGCCCTCTCCCCAGGGGGGAGAGGGAGCCTAG
- a CDS encoding NifU family protein: protein MSDELMTKVQDLIENMINPAVAGHGGFVQLVDVKDNKVYLQMGGGCQGCGAADVTLKQGIERLIKEELPEVEEVLDTTDHASGENPYYQPTK from the coding sequence ATGAGCGACGAGCTGATGACCAAGGTGCAGGACCTGATCGAGAACATGATCAATCCGGCGGTCGCCGGCCACGGTGGATTCGTGCAGCTGGTGGACGTCAAGGACAACAAGGTCTACTTGCAGATGGGAGGCGGTTGTCAGGGCTGCGGAGCCGCCGACGTCACGCTCAAGCAGGGGATCGAGCGGCTGATCAAGGAGGAGCTCCCCGAGGTCGAGGAAGTGCTGGACACCACGGATCACGCCTCGGGCGAGAACCCCTACTACCAGCCGACGAAGTAG
- the msrP gene encoding protein-methionine-sulfoxide reductase catalytic subunit MsrP has translation MLIKRGGDIRSGEITDQALYLSRRAFMVGAAALAFAPIGAEAAAPPAAGQPLAATRNRAFDLPDAMTKFQDATTYNNFYEFGVNKEDPSQLAGSFKPRPWKVQVDGLVQKPKTFDLDDVLKMAPLEERVYRMRCVEGWSMVIPWIGFPLSDLIKRAEPTGSAKYVEFSTLVDPAQFPGQKKGIFNFGGLDWPYTEGLRLDEALHPLTLITVGMYGQVLPNQNGAPIRVVVPWKYGFKSAKSIVRIRFTADEPKTAWNKAAPQEYGFYSNVNPKVDHPRWSQATERRIGEFRRRETLMFNGYDQVASLYTGMDLKKQY, from the coding sequence ATGCTGATCAAGCGAGGCGGCGACATCCGGAGCGGGGAGATCACGGACCAGGCGCTCTATCTGAGCCGGCGCGCTTTCATGGTGGGCGCGGCCGCGCTGGCCTTCGCGCCGATCGGGGCCGAGGCGGCCGCGCCGCCGGCGGCCGGTCAGCCGCTCGCGGCGACGCGCAACCGAGCATTCGACCTGCCCGATGCGATGACGAAGTTCCAGGACGCGACCACCTACAACAATTTCTACGAGTTCGGGGTGAACAAGGAAGATCCCTCGCAGCTCGCCGGCTCGTTCAAGCCGCGGCCGTGGAAGGTGCAGGTCGACGGCCTCGTGCAGAAGCCGAAGACGTTCGACCTCGACGACGTGCTGAAGATGGCTCCGCTCGAGGAGCGGGTCTACCGCATGCGCTGCGTCGAGGGCTGGTCCATGGTGATTCCCTGGATCGGCTTTCCGCTCTCCGATCTCATCAAGCGGGCGGAGCCCACCGGCTCGGCCAAGTACGTGGAGTTCTCGACCCTGGTGGACCCCGCCCAGTTCCCCGGCCAGAAGAAGGGGATCTTCAACTTCGGCGGCCTCGACTGGCCCTACACCGAGGGACTGCGCCTCGACGAGGCGCTGCATCCGCTGACGCTGATCACCGTCGGCATGTACGGGCAGGTGCTGCCGAACCAGAACGGGGCGCCGATCCGCGTGGTGGTGCCCTGGAAGTACGGCTTCAAGAGCGCCAAGTCGATCGTGCGCATCCGCTTCACCGCCGACGAGCCGAAGACGGCGTGGAACAAGGCAGCCCCGCAGGAGTACGGCTTCTACTCCAACGTCAATCCGAAGGTGGACCATCCGCGCTGGAGCCAGGCGACCGAGCGGCGCATCGGCGAGTTCCGCCGGCGCGAGACCCTCATGTTCAACGGCTACGACCAGGTCGCTTCCCTCTACACCGGGATGGATCTCAAGAAGCAGTACTGA